Proteins encoded within one genomic window of Armatimonadota bacterium:
- a CDS encoding DeoR/GlpR family DNA-binding transcription regulator — MLTKPVQVSGSRQDEIMLRVLAQRTVRIRELALEFAVSEMTIRRELDHLAELGQIERIHGGARLREHAAEEESYQQRSLVQASAKDRMALAALELVQNGDSVGLDASTSALALARILPARRVRAILTGLDSVEAVMNSPIDFFVCGGFFHAKARSFVGATAIESLSRLHPDKVFFSSGGFTVEDGFTDPNPQEADTKRALLKGGSLKIALIDHTKIGRRALASTAKLNEIDVLITDRQPSRELREALEREDVRLIVNEDPSQHCHESD, encoded by the coding sequence ATGCTAACAAAGCCGGTTCAAGTGAGCGGATCGCGACAGGATGAAATCATGTTGCGAGTGCTCGCGCAGCGAACGGTACGTATCCGCGAACTTGCCCTCGAATTTGCGGTGAGTGAGATGACGATTCGGCGAGAACTCGACCACCTCGCCGAACTTGGTCAAATCGAACGAATCCACGGTGGAGCGCGCCTCCGCGAACACGCGGCAGAAGAAGAAAGCTACCAGCAGCGCTCGCTTGTCCAAGCAAGCGCGAAAGACCGCATGGCACTCGCCGCGCTTGAGTTGGTTCAGAACGGGGACTCAGTTGGACTGGATGCAAGCACGAGTGCCTTGGCACTGGCCCGAATACTCCCCGCCCGGCGAGTTCGAGCGATCCTCACAGGACTCGACTCAGTTGAAGCGGTGATGAATTCACCCATCGACTTCTTTGTCTGCGGCGGGTTCTTCCACGCGAAAGCAAGATCATTCGTTGGAGCAACCGCCATTGAATCCCTCAGCCGCCTCCACCCGGATAAGGTCTTCTTCTCCAGCGGCGGATTCACCGTCGAAGACGGATTCACCGATCCAAATCCACAGGAGGCAGATACTAAACGTGCGCTTCTGAAGGGAGGATCCCTAAAAATTGCTCTCATCGATCACACCAAAATAGGTCGTCGCGCCTTGGCTAGTACGGCTAAACTCAACGAAATCGATGTCCTAATCACAGATCGCCAGCCCTCGAGAGAGCTGAGAGAAGCCCTCGAGCGTGAGGACGTCCGCCTAATCGTTAACGAAGATCCGAGCCAACACTGCCATGAATCAGATTGA